In Flavobacterium sp. N3904, one DNA window encodes the following:
- a CDS encoding LptF/LptG family permease — translation MKILDRYLLKTFLGTFATVFVILFFIFILQTVWLFIAELAGKDLDFVMVLKFLAFSMPRIVPLVLPLSILLASIMSFGNLSEHYEFAAMKSSGISLQRAMRSLTIAITLLSIVAFFFANNVIPYAEFKFVNFRKNIAQAKPALAITEGQFSDVGLYNIKVNKKSGENGNHLTGITIHQKAQNGDGSKTVIRAKDGELISSDKSSILQLVLNNGNYYQDIIPKKYEDRDKLPFAKSSFKKYRINIDLSGLNKIDTDEKSISNTNTMLNVSDLNYTLDSLNKNRNADIISFSENSGARLGALVNNNAKPSPKKKPFVKDLLSLYTNKEKSDILKIANSNTESIYYAIDVTRTELDNKKKNINGHVLALYDKFVIVYACFLMFFIGAPLGAIIRKGGLGLPIVFAVLIFISFHFINTFGKRISQEDGLPPFFGSWMSSMILTPLAILLTYRATNDIGLINIDVILAPIQKAFQKLFQKIIPSQNKE, via the coding sequence GTGAAAATTCTAGACAGATACTTATTAAAAACATTTTTGGGCACATTTGCTACGGTATTTGTGATTCTATTTTTTATATTCATATTACAAACCGTTTGGTTGTTTATAGCAGAATTGGCCGGTAAAGATCTTGATTTTGTTATGGTTCTTAAATTTTTGGCTTTTTCGATGCCTCGAATTGTGCCATTGGTTTTGCCGCTTTCCATATTATTGGCTTCGATAATGTCTTTTGGAAACTTATCCGAGCATTATGAATTTGCAGCTATGAAATCTTCAGGTATTTCGTTACAAAGAGCGATGCGAAGCCTGACTATTGCCATTACTTTATTGAGTATTGTTGCTTTTTTCTTTGCCAACAACGTCATTCCGTATGCCGAATTCAAGTTTGTCAATTTCAGAAAAAATATTGCTCAGGCAAAACCTGCACTTGCCATTACCGAAGGCCAATTTAGTGATGTGGGGCTGTACAATATCAAAGTCAATAAAAAATCGGGAGAAAATGGAAACCATCTTACCGGAATTACCATTCATCAAAAAGCCCAAAATGGAGATGGCAGCAAAACAGTAATTAGGGCCAAAGATGGAGAACTCATCAGTAGTGATAAATCAAGTATTTTGCAATTGGTTTTGAACAACGGAAATTATTACCAAGATATTATTCCAAAAAAATATGAAGACCGCGACAAACTGCCTTTTGCCAAAAGTTCGTTTAAGAAATACCGAATTAATATTGATTTATCCGGTTTGAACAAAATTGACACCGATGAAAAAAGTATATCCAATACCAATACAATGCTTAATGTAAGCGATTTGAATTACACATTGGACTCTTTGAATAAAAACAGAAATGCAGACATTATCTCATTCTCAGAAAATAGTGGTGCAAGACTTGGAGCATTAGTCAATAATAATGCTAAACCGTCACCAAAGAAAAAACCTTTCGTTAAAGATTTATTGTCATTGTACACAAACAAAGAAAAATCAGACATATTAAAAATTGCCAATAGCAATACCGAAAGTATTTATTATGCTATTGATGTCACCAGAACCGAATTGGACAATAAAAAAAAGAACATCAACGGACACGTACTGGCATTGTATGATAAATTTGTTATTGTGTATGCCTGTTTCCTAATGTTTTTTATAGGAGCTCCATTGGGTGCCATTATCCGAAAAGGAGGACTTGGACTGCCGATAGTATTTGCTGTCTTAATTTTTATATCCTTCCATTTTATCAATACTTTTGGGAAAAGAATTTCTCAGGAAGATGGATTACCCCCATTCTTTGGGTCATGGATGTCATCGATGATTCTAACGCCACTGGCGATTCTCTTGACCTATCGTGCTACCAATGATATTGGCTTAATTAATATAGATGTGATACTGGCACCAATCCAAAAAGCATTTCAAAAACTGTTTCAAAAAATAATTCCATCTCAAAATAAAGAATAA
- a CDS encoding LolA family protein, with protein MKTVLGLLMAFFIGVSTQAQDKKAKDLLDKVTAKVKSYDNITIDFKYSLNNTKENINQDSKGTVVMKGNQYVLNFMGITKIFDGKKNYTIVPEDEEITVSKVDEKDDTAITPSKMLTFFNTGYKFTMDIVQNVNGKKIQYVKLVPTNAKDKRKEILVGIDSKTNNIYNVIEMDKKGTKTTLTVNSFKTNQSLPKNQFTFTASKYPKYYINTLD; from the coding sequence ATGAAAACAGTATTGGGACTTTTGATGGCTTTTTTTATTGGGGTTTCGACTCAGGCGCAAGATAAAAAGGCAAAAGATTTACTGGACAAAGTAACGGCCAAAGTAAAAAGCTACGACAACATAACCATCGATTTTAAATATTCTTTGAACAATACCAAAGAAAACATCAATCAGGACAGTAAAGGTACTGTGGTGATGAAAGGAAATCAATATGTGTTGAATTTTATGGGAATTACCAAGATTTTTGACGGCAAAAAAAACTATACTATTGTTCCTGAAGATGAAGAAATCACTGTTTCAAAAGTGGATGAGAAGGACGATACGGCTATCACTCCTTCAAAAATGCTGACTTTTTTTAATACGGGTTACAAGTTTACTATGGATATTGTTCAAAATGTAAATGGTAAAAAGATACAATACGTAAAACTGGTTCCGACGAATGCAAAAGACAAAAGAAAAGAGATTTTGGTAGGAATTGATTCCAAAACCAATAACATCTACAATGTAATTGAAATGGATAAAAAAGGGACCAAAACAACTTTGACAGTGAATTCTTTTAAAACAAACCAGTCATTGCCAAAAAATCAATTTACCTTTACCGCAAGTAAATATCCAAAATACTACATCAATACATTAGACTAA
- a CDS encoding DNA translocase FtsK — protein sequence MAKSTKAAPLEKKNESESKGIRSWKFTKQHKIVLGFLLVLFSIALLVAFVSFFIYGQIDQSAVSELSDRKEEVQNWLGKFGAYLADLIVYQGFGIASFLFVRLFFLTGMYLVLDLSIKKLKGIWFWDLFVIIIVSVLFGFFATSLPELGGTIGYELNLFSQDYIGKTGTLLVLVFGLIIYLIFKMQLSPEKVQSFFETTKKEIKEDLATNTLPSSSDSVYNLEEFAVEEPENEMDDIHLKTSGSQFEINKEALKPTISNASEINLEPTLKPLPMDILPTAAPIKEEAFVIEKAIEEDIIEDNLASRLVSDFGLFDPTLDLSNYKYPTIDLLKEYSTGGITINQEELEENKNKIVDTLRNYKIEIAQIKATVGPSVTLYEIVPEAGIRISKIKSLEDDIALSLSALGIRIIAPIPGKGTIGIEVPNKNPTMVSMKSVIGSAKFQEAEMELPIALGKTISNETFVVDLAKMPHLLMAGATGQGKSVGLNAVLTSLLYKKHPAEVKFVLVDPKKVELTLFNKIERHYLAKLPDTEDAIITDNAKVVATLNSLCVEMDNRYSLLKDAMVRNIKEYNDKFKARKLNPENGHRFLPYIVLVVDEFADLIMTAGKEVEVPIARLAQLARAIGIHLIIATQRPSVNVITGLIKANFPARIAFRVTSKIDSRTILDTQGADQLIGRGDMLYTNGNDVVRVQCAFIDTPEVEKITEFIGSQKAYATAYLLPEFIGEDGGINLEMDISERDTLFREAAEVIVNAQQGSASLLQRKLKLGYNRAGRLIDQLEAAGIVGPFEGSKARSVNIQDMTGLDQFFNNES from the coding sequence ATGGCAAAATCTACAAAAGCAGCACCTTTAGAAAAAAAAAACGAATCGGAGTCTAAGGGCATAAGATCATGGAAATTCACCAAACAACACAAAATTGTTCTGGGTTTTCTTCTTGTATTGTTCTCAATAGCATTGTTGGTTGCATTTGTTTCCTTTTTTATTTATGGACAAATCGATCAGAGTGCTGTTTCTGAATTGTCGGACCGCAAAGAAGAAGTTCAAAACTGGCTGGGCAAATTTGGCGCCTATCTTGCCGATTTAATTGTATACCAAGGTTTTGGAATAGCCTCTTTCTTATTTGTACGTTTGTTTTTCCTGACAGGAATGTACTTAGTTTTGGATCTTTCTATTAAAAAACTAAAAGGCATTTGGTTTTGGGATCTATTTGTCATTATTATAGTATCGGTATTATTTGGTTTTTTTGCCACTTCATTACCAGAATTGGGAGGAACCATCGGATATGAACTCAATTTATTCTCTCAGGATTACATTGGTAAAACCGGAACGCTTTTGGTTCTCGTTTTCGGGTTAATCATTTATTTAATTTTCAAAATGCAACTGTCTCCCGAAAAGGTACAATCGTTTTTTGAGACCACAAAAAAAGAAATCAAGGAAGATTTGGCAACAAACACTTTGCCTTCTTCAAGCGACAGCGTTTACAATCTGGAAGAATTTGCAGTAGAGGAACCGGAAAATGAAATGGATGATATTCATTTAAAAACTTCAGGATCTCAATTCGAAATTAACAAAGAGGCTTTAAAACCAACCATTTCAAACGCCTCCGAAATTAATTTGGAACCAACACTCAAACCGCTTCCTATGGATATTTTGCCAACGGCAGCACCAATAAAAGAAGAAGCATTTGTAATCGAAAAAGCTATTGAAGAAGACATAATCGAAGACAACCTGGCTTCGCGCTTGGTGTCAGATTTTGGTTTGTTTGACCCTACTTTGGATTTATCCAATTATAAATACCCAACCATCGATTTATTAAAAGAATATTCGACTGGCGGTATTACGATCAATCAGGAAGAACTGGAAGAAAACAAAAATAAAATTGTAGATACCCTTCGCAATTACAAGATAGAAATAGCACAAATCAAAGCGACTGTTGGACCGTCGGTAACTTTATACGAAATTGTCCCAGAAGCGGGAATTCGAATTTCGAAAATTAAAAGCTTGGAGGATGATATCGCCTTGTCACTTTCAGCATTGGGAATTCGTATCATCGCTCCTATTCCCGGAAAAGGAACTATTGGTATCGAAGTTCCGAACAAGAATCCAACGATGGTTTCTATGAAAAGTGTTATTGGTTCGGCCAAATTTCAGGAAGCAGAAATGGAATTGCCTATTGCACTAGGAAAAACCATTTCGAATGAAACCTTTGTGGTCGATTTGGCCAAAATGCCCCACTTATTGATGGCGGGTGCTACAGGACAAGGAAAATCGGTAGGATTGAATGCCGTATTGACTTCGCTTTTATACAAAAAACACCCGGCCGAAGTAAAATTTGTCTTGGTCGATCCTAAAAAAGTAGAGCTCACGCTTTTCAATAAAATAGAAAGACATTATTTAGCCAAATTACCTGATACCGAAGATGCCATTATCACTGATAATGCAAAAGTTGTCGCAACATTGAATTCGCTTTGTGTAGAAATGGACAATCGCTATTCGTTATTGAAAGACGCGATGGTAAGAAACATCAAGGAATACAATGATAAATTCAAAGCAAGAAAATTAAACCCGGAGAACGGACACCGCTTTTTGCCATATATTGTATTGGTTGTCGATGAGTTTGCCGATTTGATTATGACCGCCGGTAAAGAGGTCGAAGTTCCGATTGCGCGTTTGGCACAATTGGCGCGTGCTATTGGTATTCACTTGATCATTGCGACACAGAGGCCGTCGGTAAATGTTATTACAGGTTTGATTAAAGCCAATTTTCCAGCGAGAATAGCTTTTAGGGTAACATCCAAAATTGATTCCAGAACCATCTTGGATACTCAAGGTGCCGATCAATTGATAGGACGCGGGGATATGTTATATACTAATGGAAATGATGTCGTTCGTGTACAATGTGCCTTCATCGATACACCAGAGGTTGAAAAAATTACTGAGTTTATCGGTTCGCAAAAAGCCTATGCCACCGCTTATTTGCTTCCAGAATTTATTGGAGAAGATGGCGGAATTAATTTGGAAATGGACATTTCTGAAAGAGATACTTTGTTTAGGGAAGCTGCCGAAGTCATCGTCAATGCGCAACAGGGATCGGCGTCGTTATTGCAACGAAAATTAAAACTGGGTTACAACAGAGCCGGACGATTGATAGACCAACTAGAAGCTGCCGGAATTGTGGGTCCTTTTGAAGGAAGTAAAGCCAGAAGTGTAAACATACAGGATATGACAGGACTGGATCAGTTTTTTAATAATGAAAGTTAG
- a CDS encoding diacylglycerol kinase family protein gives MEFQKDNTLFTGRLKSMKFAFLGAVKLITTEHSIMVQFSIGIIMTIAGFYFHITTTEWLFQTMAIGLIMSIEGLNTAVEKIADFIHPNYHERIGFIKDIAAGAVFFAALTAIAIGLIIYIPKFI, from the coding sequence ATGGAATTTCAAAAAGACAACACTTTATTTACAGGCCGATTGAAAAGCATGAAATTTGCTTTTCTCGGTGCTGTAAAATTAATTACCACCGAGCACAGCATCATGGTTCAATTTTCAATTGGAATCATTATGACTATTGCCGGGTTTTATTTTCACATTACAACCACCGAATGGCTTTTTCAAACCATGGCCATTGGTTTAATCATGAGTATTGAAGGATTGAATACAGCTGTAGAAAAAATAGCCGATTTTATTCACCCCAATTATCATGAAAGAATTGGTTTTATTAAAGATATTGCAGCTGGTGCCGTATTTTTTGCAGCATTAACAGCAATTGCAATTGGTCTTATTATTTATATCCCAAAGTTTATATAG
- the tpx gene encoding thiol peroxidase — protein MASITLGGNPIHTSGELPKVGSKLADFKLIQNDLSVADLSTFAGKKLVLNIFPSIDTGTCATSVRKFNESASNLANTTVLCISRDLPFAQKRFCGAEGLENVVNLSDFQEGTFGKTNGLNIVDGPLAGLHSRVIIVVDENGIVTHTEQVGEIANEPNYEAALAAL, from the coding sequence ATGGCATCAATAACATTAGGAGGAAATCCAATACACACTTCAGGCGAATTGCCAAAAGTAGGGTCAAAACTAGCTGACTTCAAATTAATTCAAAACGATTTATCAGTAGCTGATTTAAGCACTTTTGCCGGTAAAAAATTAGTTTTAAACATTTTTCCAAGTATCGATACAGGAACTTGCGCAACCTCAGTTAGAAAATTCAACGAAAGCGCAAGCAATTTGGCAAACACAACAGTTTTATGTATTTCAAGAGATTTACCTTTTGCCCAAAAACGTTTTTGTGGCGCCGAAGGTCTTGAAAATGTAGTAAACTTATCTGATTTTCAGGAAGGAACTTTCGGAAAAACCAACGGTTTAAACATTGTTGACGGGCCACTAGCTGGATTACACTCTCGTGTTATCATTGTAGTTGATGAAAATGGTATAGTAACCCATACAGAACAAGTAGGTGAAATTGCAAACGAACCAAATTATGAAGCTGCTTTAGCCGCACTTTAA
- a CDS encoding DUF6952 family protein — protein sequence MKLPVIKHLTQFIEENDQDYIIETIEVLEAMTEIASLKDEELDVIGELISNMYGALEVHKLIKEGTDKKEALNTFMKRVLGSIDK from the coding sequence ATGAAATTACCCGTAATAAAACACCTGACTCAATTCATTGAAGAAAACGATCAGGATTACATCATCGAAACGATCGAAGTACTGGAAGCCATGACCGAAATTGCATCATTGAAAGATGAAGAACTGGACGTAATAGGCGAATTGATTTCGAACATGTATGGTGCACTCGAAGTTCATAAATTGATAAAAGAAGGAACCGACAAAAAAGAGGCCCTAAATACTTTTATGAAAAGAGTACTGGGATCGATCGACAAATAA
- a CDS encoding thioredoxin family protein, which yields MLIELNEDTLGALIAQNEKVVVQFSASWCGNCRIMKPKFKKLASENEALTFVLVDAENSPESRKLANVNNLPTFATFVNGKLVNETQTNKQEVLIELVQEIV from the coding sequence ATGTTAATCGAATTAAACGAAGATACGTTAGGTGCATTAATTGCACAAAACGAAAAAGTGGTGGTTCAATTTTCAGCCTCATGGTGTGGAAATTGCAGAATAATGAAACCAAAATTCAAAAAATTGGCTTCAGAAAATGAAGCTTTGACATTTGTTTTGGTAGATGCCGAAAATTCTCCAGAATCCAGAAAATTGGCCAACGTAAACAACTTGCCCACTTTTGCCACTTTCGTAAACGGAAAATTGGTAAACGAAACCCAAACGAACAAACAAGAAGTTTTGATTGAATTGGTTCAAGAAATAGTTTAA
- a CDS encoding peroxiredoxin, with protein MSLVGKKFPSIAVDAISEMGDNLKINIFEEATKNNKKVLLFWYPKDFTFVCPTELHAFQAALPEFEKRNTIVIGASCDTNEVHFAWLNTPKNNGGIEGVTYPILADTNRNLSNILGILDIDSTEYSEETDSVIIEGSNVTFRATYLIDETGKIFHESVNDMPLGRNVNEYLRMVDAYTHIQEKGEVCPANWEAGKDAMSADRKSTAEYLSLN; from the coding sequence ATGTCATTAGTAGGTAAAAAATTCCCAAGTATTGCAGTAGACGCTATCTCAGAAATGGGCGATAATTTAAAAATCAACATTTTCGAAGAAGCAACAAAAAACAACAAAAAAGTACTTTTGTTTTGGTACCCAAAAGATTTCACTTTTGTATGTCCAACTGAATTACACGCTTTTCAAGCCGCTTTACCGGAATTCGAAAAAAGAAATACGATCGTAATTGGTGCTTCTTGTGATACAAACGAAGTGCATTTTGCTTGGTTAAATACTCCAAAAAACAATGGTGGAATCGAAGGCGTTACTTACCCAATCCTTGCAGACACTAACAGAAACTTATCGAACATTTTAGGAATTCTTGATATCGATTCTACAGAATACAGTGAAGAAACAGATTCAGTTATCATAGAAGGTTCAAACGTAACTTTTAGAGCGACTTACTTGATTGACGAAACTGGAAAAATCTTTCACGAAAGTGTAAACGATATGCCACTAGGACGTAACGTAAACGAATATTTGCGTATGGTTGATGCATATACGCACATTCAGGAAAAAGGAGAAGTTTGTCCTGCAAACTGGGAAGCTGGTAAAGATGCAATGAGCGCTGACAGAAAAAGTACTGCTGAATATTTAAGTCTAAACTAA
- a CDS encoding glycoside hydrolase family 3 protein: MTLEQKIGQFFFPAVFINDTEENILETERLIKEHNIGGLTFFHSRASAATNYESKKKVEFNDDSFQRLKDLIVRYQKCATTPLLMSIDAEWGLAMRVEKTPQYPYAITLGALPERKIDLVYEVGKQIALDLKSAGIHYNLAPLADINNNPNNPVIGYRSFGSNKDKVAQYALEYLRGMSDVGILGCLKHFPGHGNTSVDSHLGLPVLQESLEELLENELVPFIKGIENHVDSIMIGHLAVPELNDGKETSATLSKNIIEKLLREKLGYNGLVISDALNMHSVSKLYEVKGQLEWEAFNAGNDVLCFAENVAEGIQEILKNATPERIESSLNRIMKCKQKAGLFETEPTITRAFDFKITAELNRKIADYCITDIKDNNSSIIVFDAKNRERLAKLSVYKTIDNPFFNTLASFLPSPEYAIEDANDLLNTTLKEDLAPFDTVLISLFIPKAKPHNKFELEDSVLEFLGQLFQTKKCILYVFGNPYALQVIPNLEFTIGIVEMYQDFPEFQESAAEQLLEDKKGKGSLPVSITGV; encoded by the coding sequence ATGACACTAGAACAAAAAATAGGGCAATTCTTTTTCCCGGCAGTTTTTATCAATGATACCGAGGAGAATATCCTGGAAACAGAAAGATTAATCAAAGAACACAACATTGGCGGATTGACTTTTTTTCATAGTAGAGCCAGTGCGGCTACCAACTATGAATCGAAGAAAAAGGTGGAATTCAATGATGATAGCTTTCAGCGATTGAAAGATCTAATCGTGCGTTATCAAAAATGTGCCACCACTCCCCTATTAATGAGCATTGATGCCGAATGGGGCTTAGCGATGCGCGTCGAAAAAACACCGCAATATCCATACGCTATTACACTCGGAGCTTTGCCCGAAAGAAAAATAGATTTGGTTTACGAAGTGGGAAAACAAATTGCATTGGACCTAAAATCGGCAGGAATTCATTATAATTTGGCGCCTTTGGCCGATATCAATAATAACCCCAACAATCCCGTGATTGGGTACCGCTCTTTCGGTTCCAATAAAGACAAAGTAGCTCAATATGCGTTGGAATACCTTCGTGGAATGTCCGATGTGGGAATTTTGGGCTGTTTAAAGCACTTTCCGGGACATGGCAATACCAGTGTCGATTCGCATTTGGGATTACCCGTTCTACAGGAAAGCCTTGAAGAATTACTTGAAAACGAACTGGTTCCGTTTATAAAAGGAATCGAAAACCATGTCGATTCTATTATGATTGGACATTTGGCAGTCCCCGAGTTGAATGATGGGAAAGAAACCTCCGCCACGCTATCCAAAAATATTATAGAAAAATTGTTACGAGAGAAATTAGGTTACAACGGATTGGTTATTTCGGATGCTTTGAATATGCATAGTGTTTCCAAATTATATGAGGTTAAGGGTCAACTGGAATGGGAAGCTTTCAATGCCGGAAACGATGTACTTTGTTTTGCCGAAAACGTAGCCGAAGGCATTCAAGAAATCCTTAAAAATGCAACACCAGAACGTATCGAATCCAGTTTGAACCGCATTATGAAATGCAAACAGAAAGCAGGACTTTTTGAAACTGAACCGACCATTACTCGCGCTTTTGACTTTAAAATCACTGCTGAGTTAAATCGGAAAATAGCCGATTATTGTATTACGGATATCAAAGACAACAACAGTTCTATAATCGTTTTTGATGCCAAAAACAGAGAACGTCTGGCGAAGCTGAGTGTTTACAAAACCATCGACAATCCGTTTTTTAATACTTTGGCTTCGTTCTTGCCATCACCGGAATATGCTATTGAAGATGCCAATGATTTACTAAACACAACACTAAAAGAAGATCTGGCACCTTTTGATACCGTTCTCATTTCTTTATTTATACCCAAAGCCAAACCACACAATAAATTTGAATTGGAAGATTCTGTTTTGGAGTTTTTAGGACAATTATTTCAAACCAAAAAATGTATTTTGTATGTTTTTGGAAATCCGTATGCGTTACAAGTGATTCCAAATCTCGAATTTACAATCGGAATTGTAGAAATGTACCAGGATTTTCCAGAGTTTCAGGAAAGTGCAGCCGAACAATTATTGGAAGACAAAAAAGGAAAAGGAAGCTTACCGGTTTCAATAACAGGAGTTTAA
- a CDS encoding MFS transporter, which yields MKDNKPWYWIPFLNFASGFPYAIIISVSVIMYKNLGIANEDIGVYTSLLYLPWVIKPLWSPFIDLYATKRKWFLAMQLAIAIAFLIVGLTIPMNHFFMLSLALFWVAAFASASNDVASDGFYMLALEKEQQSFFLGIRSTFYRLSMLTANGLIVILGGFLEQKFGDKTKAWSYTMIVVALIMAFLTIYNFFTTPKVEESTETETTHKVSFGEVFATFFQKKQIGLVLAFILLFRLGESQLLKMLTPFLIDEKAKGGMGLTTEDVGIIYGTFGVAALVVGGILGGIAISKGGLRKWMLPMFLAMHLPIIGFILLSHFHPTSVYYIYATVIAEQFGYGFGFAAFMMYLIYVAEGESKTSHYSIATGFMALGMMLPGMASGFIQQYLGYGNFFIWVFCATLPGLILSQFLKYPAEFGKKVEEK from the coding sequence ATGAAAGACAACAAACCGTGGTATTGGATTCCGTTTTTAAATTTTGCTTCGGGTTTTCCGTATGCCATTATTATTTCGGTTTCGGTGATTATGTATAAAAATCTGGGTATTGCCAACGAAGACATCGGGGTTTATACCAGTTTATTGTATTTGCCTTGGGTAATCAAACCGCTTTGGAGTCCGTTTATTGATTTGTATGCCACCAAAAGAAAATGGTTTCTAGCCATGCAATTGGCTATTGCTATTGCGTTTTTGATTGTGGGATTAACGATTCCGATGAATCATTTTTTTATGTTGAGTTTAGCGCTTTTTTGGGTAGCGGCATTTGCCTCGGCGTCCAATGATGTGGCGAGTGATGGTTTTTATATGCTAGCGTTAGAAAAAGAACAACAGTCTTTCTTTCTTGGAATTCGAAGTACGTTTTACCGCCTTTCGATGCTTACCGCCAATGGGTTGATTGTGATTCTGGGAGGCTTTTTGGAACAAAAATTTGGGGACAAAACCAAAGCCTGGTCGTACACGATGATTGTAGTGGCATTAATTATGGCTTTTTTGACCATTTACAACTTTTTCACCACTCCAAAAGTTGAGGAAAGCACAGAAACCGAAACAACACACAAAGTAAGCTTCGGTGAAGTGTTTGCTACATTTTTCCAAAAGAAACAAATCGGTCTTGTATTGGCTTTCATTTTGCTGTTCCGATTGGGGGAATCACAATTATTAAAAATGCTGACTCCCTTTTTGATTGACGAAAAGGCCAAAGGTGGTATGGGGTTAACCACTGAAGATGTGGGAATTATTTACGGAACATTTGGAGTCGCAGCACTTGTTGTCGGCGGAATTCTGGGCGGAATAGCCATTTCAAAAGGAGGATTGCGCAAATGGATGTTACCGATGTTTTTGGCCATGCATTTACCAATAATTGGATTTATCCTATTGTCACATTTTCATCCAACATCGGTTTATTATATTTATGCAACAGTTATTGCAGAGCAGTTTGGATACGGTTTTGGTTTTGCAGCCTTTATGATGTACTTAATTTACGTTGCGGAAGGGGAATCAAAAACTTCGCACTATTCCATTGCAACAGGGTTTATGGCTTTGGGTATGATGCTTCCTGGTATGGCGAGTGGTTTTATACAGCAATATTTAGGCTATGGCAATTTCTTTATTTGGGTATTTTGTGCTACACTTCCTGGATTGATTTTATCGCAATTCTTAAAGTATCCAGCGGAATTTGGTAAGAAAGTGGAGGAGAAATAA